The window CCCATCGGCACATTCACTTATCGCGCCGAACTTGATGGCGGCCTGATCGAGAACGAACTCGTCCATATCTTTAGCGGCAGGTATGACGGAGCCATCGCTCCCAATCCGGAAGAGTGCGACGGCTTCAGCTGGTCGAGCCCGGAGGTGATCCAACGCCAAGTGTCTGCGGTTCCGGAGGCGTTCAGCGCGTGGTTTCGCAAATACGTCGCCGCAGGTTGGCCCATAGTGCCTCCTTCCGAGACGGCACTGCCGCAGCGAAGCACGACTGCCGCCGCGGCGCGGGTGCAAGACTAGGCAATTTTCCGGCGTGCGCAGCTTTCGGCGCGCGGAGCGGTAACGGCACGGGGTTCGGGCGCGTACGGTTTAGCGTATGACAAGCCGCGCTCCCGCGTGGCGGCCCAAACCGTAAACCGAGATTTTGCATGCTGCTGCTCCTGCTCGCCTACCTCGGCGGTGTTCTGACCATCGTCAGCCCCTGCATTCTGCCGGTCCTTCCGTTCGTATTCGCGCGCGCCGATCGTCCGTTTTACAGCAACGGGCTGCCGACATTGATCGGCATGGCGGTGGTGTTCGCGCTGGTCGCGACGCTTGCGGCGGTCGGAGGCGGATGGGCCGTGGCGGCAAATGTTTACGGCCGCTATATCGCGCTCGCGGTCATGGCGCTGCTCGGGGTGACGTTGATTTTCCCAGAGCTTGCAGAGCGGCTGTCGCGGCCAGTCGTGGCGCTAGGAAACCGCTTGTCGCAACGCGCGGATGCAACGACTGCTGCTGGCGAAAAGCAATCGATCCTCTCTCCGCTGCTGCTCGGCGGCGCTATCGGACTTCTTTGGGCTCCGTGCGCGGGACCAATCCTCGGGTTGATCCTGACGGGCGCGGCTCTCAACGGCGCGAATGTGCAAACGACGGGTCTGCTCGTCGCGTATGCGGCCGGCGCCGCAACGTCGCTGGCGCTCGCGCTGTTAGCAGGAAACCGCGTCTTCCAGGCGATGAAGGGGTCACTCGGAACGAGTGAATGGATTCGCCGCGGTCTCGGCGTTGCCGTTCTCGCCGCCACGGCTGCTATCGCGCTTGGCGCCGACACCGGCTTCCTGACTCGGCTCTCCACGACCAGCACGGCGGCAATCGAGCAGCGCCTCGTGGATGCGTTTCGCAAACCGCGTGGATCGGGCGACGATGCAAAGGTTGCACACACGTCAGATGATCTGGCGATCGAAGGCATGTTGCCGTCGCTTGGCGGCGCGGTCGAATGGCTCAATTCGCCGCCGCTCAGTGCCGACGAACTCAAGGGCAAGGTGGTGCTCATCGATTTCTGGACGTACTCGTGCATCAATTGCTTGAGGACGATCCCCTACGTTCGGGCGTGGGCCGAGAAGTACAAGAATGACGGCCTCGTCGTCATCGGCGTGCATACGCCGGAGTTCGCGTTCGAGAAGGATGCCAACAATGTTCGCCGCGCGCTGACGGACCTCAAAATTTCCTACCCCGTCGCGATCGACAACAATTACAGCATCTGGCGCGCATTCAAAAATCAGTACTGGCCCGCGCACTACTTCATCGATGCGCATGGCAACGTGCGCTACCATCATTACGGCGAAGGCGAATACGAGCGCTCTGAGAAAGTCATTCAGAAGCTTCTCATGGAAGCTGGCCAATCGAACATTCCGCAGACGACCGTTGCGGTGACGGGTTCGGGCGTCGAGGCGTCTTCACAGCTCGATCTCGTCAAGTCGCCGGAAACGTACATCGGCTACAATCGCGCGGAGAATTTCGTCTCGCCGGGCGGCGCAGTTCGCGACGTTGCGCACGACTACCGTGCGAGTGCGTCAACGCCGATGCTCAATCAGTGGGCGCTGGCTGGCAAGTGGACGATCGGCGGTCAGCATGCGCGGCTCGACGCGGCGCCCGGTTCGATCGACTATCGTTTCCACGCACGCGATCTGCATCTCGTGCTTGGCCCTGGCGCGGATGGAAAGCCCGTGCGGTTTCGCGTGACTATCGATGGCAAAGCGCCTGGCGCTGACCACGGCGCGGATACAGATGCCGAAGGCAACGGCACCGTCACAAACAACCGCCTGTATCAACTCGTGCGGCAAGCCGACTCTACGCGCGAGCGGACATTTTCGATTGAGTTTCTCGATCCCGGTGTCGAAGCGTACGCTTTCACGTTCGGATAGCTGAAGCGATCACGCTGAGCGCAGTCGAAAGACGGGCTTATCGACGACCGTATCGATGAAGCCGACAAAACCGGGTGGCATCAACGGTCGGCCACCCGAAAACTGCAGCAGGGTACGCACGCAGTGTGCTCGCAACGTCATTCTGCGCCTGCAAAAAAACAGGGTTACTTGGAGAATGTCTGGAAGGCGTTAGCTCTCCAAATTCGCTAACGCGTTGGAAAGTGTTGGTCGGAGCGAGAGGATTCGAACCTCCGACCCCTTGCTCCCGAAGAAACCCGTCTTCCGTGTTTTATGGCGTTTTCACGCTATTGACTGGCGATTCGTTCGCTTCGCGTTCACGCCTTTCACGGGCGGTAGCACGGGCGGTGGATCACACCACCAGAATGAACGTCACGATCCCCACGCAAGCGAGGAACACCTGAGTTCCGGGGCAAATGCCTGCGGTTACTTTCCTCCATAGAGACGGACGAGACCGGCGACCACGGTCGACCAGCCGACTTTCTCGCTCAGAGCTGCGAACACCATCGCCAGGCCCGAACCAGCCATCATGAAGTCTCTGGGCTGCCACTTGGGGGATTCGCCGCTCCGGTCCGTAGTCTTCGCTCCACGTTGCCGAATGAGGGTTTCCAAGCGGGTAACCCGGCGCTCGATATTGAGCATCCAGGGCCAGCTCGGTGGCAACCCGTCGGAGTTTTGCATGGGTCATGATCTTTCGTTCCATGTTGGGAACGCAGGCACTCGTTAGTAGGTGAGAAGTGTAGGGCGGTGGCGCGTCCTACCCCTTGCAGATACTGTCCCAGGCGCGATTGTGAGCGACCACTTCACGCTGCGTTTGCGCAGTGTCCTGCCGACTCCAGTGGATCGGAGCGAAGCTTTTGCAGCCGCTATCGATCGGCAGGCTCGAGCAGCCGCTAATCGTTGCGCCGATAACGGTCGTTAAGCTGATCGAGAGGAACCGTTTCGACAGAGCGGCGCGCGGCGGTAGCTTTTTCGACATTGGCTGAGTTCCGTTGTTCGATCTTCGAGATAACGCGGTTTTCAACCTTACTGTCGTGGTGATAGAGCCAGCCGAACCACGCGCCGGCAATGAAACCGATGACGGCGAGACGGCCCAAGGTCGTGCCGAACCATGGGATCAGGCTTGCGAGAGCGGTCATGTCGGCGTCTCCTGTTTCTTCGGCAGGTAGTGGCAGATGAGGTAGTAGAACCCGCCACAGGCTGCGATTGCGAGCAGAGCGGAGAGCGGCACACCGGCGGAGGCCCAGCTGTAGAGGCCGTGTCCCTGATCGCTGATGCCCTTGACGCGCTGGCCGGTCTTCAAGGCGGTTTCGACGGAGGTCAGCGGATCGGCTGGCATGAACTGAGCCACGCCCGTAGCGGCGCTGACAGCGACAGCAGCGACGGTTTTGCGCGAGGGGGGGTCAGCGCTTTCCGACACGACATGCGGCATGGCCGGTTCTTCCGGCGCAGCCATCGGCTTCTGAAAAAGCGAGGCTTCCCGTGTACGCCGCGACGTGAGCCCTGCGAGCGCGACTTTCTTTCCTTTGACGGTCGCCTTGTTCCATCGGCCGAACTCGGCCACAGCGCCCTTCCTGTCGCCCTTGTTCAACTTCTTGAGCAGCGTTGAACCCTTGAACCCGGCAACGCCGATGTTGTAGGCGAAGCTGATGAGCGCATCCGCTTCGTTCTGATTGATGGAGACAGTCACCGCTTCCGTGACGGCCTCTTCGAAGCGCCCCATTTCCTTGGCGAACATCGCTTCGCCTTCGGCCTCGGTGACGACCATGCCGATCTTCACACCCGTGGTGCATCCGGCATAGATCGTCGGCACGCCAGCAGGGCAGAGATAGGCGGCATAGCGGCCATCTCCGAGCGCTTTATGAAGCCCCTCAAATGAGTAGATAAGCCGTTTTCCTTCGGCCGAAAGCTTCGCCATTGTGGTATCTTTCTCAAATGGAACAATGGAAACGCATCGACTTCCTGCCCGGATATGGCGGGGTGATAGAGGTGTCAGATCGCGGCCGGATGCGGGTTTCGAACCGCCGCTACCGCATACGGACTAAGTGGGGCACCGTTAGCGAACAAACTAAGCCCGATCAGATGATCGCAGGCGAAGTCGGCAACCACGGTTACCGCGCCGTCGCTTTTTACGTTCAGAGAAAAAGGCACCGTTTTCTCCTTCACCGATTGATCGCTCAGGCGTTTGTGCCGGGGTATGATCCTCAGCTTACGGTCAATCACATAAACGGCGACAAGCTGGATAATCGAGCGACCAATCTTGAATGGGTGTCGCTAGAGGAAAACACGCAGAAGCAATGGGAAACAGGATTGCTCGATCTGCGCGGCGAAAAACACCCGAGTGCGAAGCTCTCTGACGCGCAGCTGCGTGAGATAATCGCGCGGCTGGACGCCGGTGGCGTCGTATTCCGCCGTCTCGCTGCAGAATACGGCGTGTCCGACTCTCTGATTTATAAAATTCGGAAGGGGCGGAAGCGCCCTGCGTCTGAGAGCTTCATGCCCCACCCCCTCCGCCAAGTTTCTTTTGCCCCTTAAGAAGCTCGACAAGCGACGTGTTGACGGCTTTCACTTCGACGTCCTGGGCGTCGATGGCGCGCGCCTGACCGATGACCGTCTGTTTCAGAGCGTCGATCTGGTCTTGTATGGGTT is drawn from Hyphomicrobium methylovorum and contains these coding sequences:
- the idi gene encoding isopentenyl-diphosphate Delta-isomerase, which translates into the protein MLHEDVILVDSEDRELGIAEKLETHLRGALHRAFSVMIWDRNGRLLLQRRQIDKYHSGGLWTNSCCGHPRPGESAGDAAFRRLNEEMGFSCPLAPIGTFTYRAELDGGLIENELVHIFSGRYDGAIAPNPEECDGFSWSSPEVIQRQVSAVPEAFSAWFRKYVAAGWPIVPPSETALPQRSTTAAAARVQD
- a CDS encoding cytochrome c biogenesis protein DipZ, giving the protein MLLLLLAYLGGVLTIVSPCILPVLPFVFARADRPFYSNGLPTLIGMAVVFALVATLAAVGGGWAVAANVYGRYIALAVMALLGVTLIFPELAERLSRPVVALGNRLSQRADATTAAGEKQSILSPLLLGGAIGLLWAPCAGPILGLILTGAALNGANVQTTGLLVAYAAGAATSLALALLAGNRVFQAMKGSLGTSEWIRRGLGVAVLAATAAIALGADTGFLTRLSTTSTAAIEQRLVDAFRKPRGSGDDAKVAHTSDDLAIEGMLPSLGGAVEWLNSPPLSADELKGKVVLIDFWTYSCINCLRTIPYVRAWAEKYKNDGLVVIGVHTPEFAFEKDANNVRRALTDLKISYPVAIDNNYSIWRAFKNQYWPAHYFIDAHGNVRYHHYGEGEYERSEKVIQKLLMEAGQSNIPQTTVAVTGSGVEASSQLDLVKSPETYIGYNRAENFVSPGGAVRDVAHDYRASASTPMLNQWALAGKWTIGGQHARLDAAPGSIDYRFHARDLHLVLGPGADGKPVRFRVTIDGKAPGADHGADTDAEGNGTVTNNRLYQLVRQADSTRERTFSIEFLDPGVEAYAFTFG
- a CDS encoding lysozyme, giving the protein MAKLSAEGKRLIYSFEGLHKALGDGRYAAYLCPAGVPTIYAGCTTGVKIGMVVTEAEGEAMFAKEMGRFEEAVTEAVTVSINQNEADALISFAYNIGVAGFKGSTLLKKLNKGDRKGAVAEFGRWNKATVKGKKVALAGLTSRRTREASLFQKPMAAPEEPAMPHVVSESADPPSRKTVAAVAVSAATGVAQFMPADPLTSVETALKTGQRVKGISDQGHGLYSWASAGVPLSALLAIAACGGFYYLICHYLPKKQETPT
- a CDS encoding HNH endonuclease; translation: MWYLSQMEQWKRIDFLPGYGGVIEVSDRGRMRVSNRRYRIRTKWGTVSEQTKPDQMIAGEVGNHGYRAVAFYVQRKRHRFLLHRLIAQAFVPGYDPQLTVNHINGDKLDNRATNLEWVSLEENTQKQWETGLLDLRGEKHPSAKLSDAQLREIIARLDAGGVVFRRLAAEYGVSDSLIYKIRKGRKRPASESFMPHPLRQVSFAP